In a single window of the Flavobacteriales bacterium genome:
- a CDS encoding pyridoxine 5'-phosphate synthase: MTRLSVNINKIATLRNARGGNVPNLVEFAKKIETYGAEGVTVHPRPDERHITYQDVRDLKPILTTEFNIEGNPKEQKFIDLVLENKPEQVTLVPDVQGQLTSNHGWDTVKHREFLTEILALFKAERIRTSVFVDAIPSMVEGAKACGSDRIELYTESYASLFHSDPSKAIAPFITAAHKANEIGIEINAGHDLDLNNLKFFKDSIPNLKEVSIGHALIADALHYGMENTVQLYLRALKH, translated from the coding sequence ATGACGAGATTAAGTGTAAACATCAATAAAATAGCAACGCTTAGAAATGCTAGAGGAGGAAATGTTCCTAACCTTGTTGAATTCGCAAAAAAAATTGAAACATACGGAGCTGAGGGGGTAACTGTTCATCCTAGACCTGATGAAAGACATATTACTTATCAAGATGTAAGGGATTTAAAACCTATATTAACTACAGAGTTCAATATTGAGGGGAATCCAAAAGAACAAAAATTTATTGACTTAGTACTAGAAAATAAACCTGAACAAGTGACTTTAGTTCCTGATGTACAAGGACAACTAACCTCAAATCATGGTTGGGACACTGTAAAACATCGTGAATTTTTAACTGAAATTTTAGCACTTTTTAAAGCTGAAAGGATTCGAACTTCTGTATTTGTTGACGCTATACCTTCTATGGTTGAAGGAGCTAAAGCATGTGGTAGTGATCGTATTGAATTATATACCGAATCGTATGCTTCTTTATTCCATTCGGATCCGTCCAAAGCGATTGCTCCATTTATTACAGCAGCTCACAAAGCCAACGAAATAGGAATTGAAATAAATGCTGGTCATGACTTGGATTTAAACAACCTAAAGTTCTTTAAGGATTCTATCCCTAATCTTAAAGAAGTCTCAATTGGCCACGCTTTAATTGCAGATGCTCTTCATTATGGTATGGAAAATACAGTACAGTTGTATTTAAGAGCTCTTAAGCATTAA
- a CDS encoding alpha/beta fold hydrolase → MKLHYKKYGEGQPLIIVHGLFGTLDNWQTLGKKFAEHFEVYLVDQRNHGHSPHSEDMNYQLMSDDLHELITDLDLSDVILVGHSMGGKAVMTYATQHPEYIDKLVVVDIAPKQYPLHHQQILAGLNAIDLSVVKTRRAADAVLSEYISDLGVKQFLLKNLYWVEKGQLGWRINIPTLTNHMDEILAATPSIRVETPTLFIRGEKSNYITEDDYQNIYNQFLDSEIETIYNVGHWVHAENPLEFYQLLYDFVQ, encoded by the coding sequence ATGAAATTACATTATAAAAAATATGGGGAAGGACAGCCACTTATCATTGTTCACGGTTTATTTGGGACACTAGATAACTGGCAAACTTTAGGCAAGAAATTCGCGGAGCATTTTGAGGTTTATTTAGTTGATCAACGTAATCATGGGCATTCTCCTCATTCTGAGGATATGAACTATCAATTAATGTCAGACGATTTACATGAATTAATTACTGATTTAGATTTATCTGATGTCATTTTAGTTGGTCACTCCATGGGAGGAAAAGCCGTGATGACTTATGCCACCCAACATCCCGAATACATTGATAAATTAGTTGTTGTAGATATTGCCCCTAAACAATACCCACTACATCACCAACAAATCTTAGCAGGATTGAACGCTATTGACCTTTCTGTTGTTAAAACCAGAAGAGCAGCAGATGCAGTACTTTCAGAATATATTTCAGATCTTGGCGTAAAACAGTTCTTATTAAAAAATTTATATTGGGTTGAAAAAGGACAATTAGGCTGGCGAATCAATATTCCAACGCTAACCAATCACATGGATGAAATCTTAGCGGCAACACCATCGATACGAGTAGAAACTCCTACGCTTTTTATTCGTGGGGAAAAATCCAACTATATCACAGAAGATGATTATCAAAACATCTACAACCAATTTTTAGATAGTGAAATCGAAACAATTTATAATGTTGGACACTGGGTACATGCTGAAAATCCATTGGAGTTTTACCAATTATTATATGATTTTGTGCAATAA
- a CDS encoding diphthine--ammonia ligase codes for MKKAYFNWSSGKDSSLALYEIKKDASLSIEQLVTSVNSHFNRVSMHGLRISLLQQQADAIGIPLDLIELPQNPSMEEYNELLTAKIKDYQNKGFEHCIFGDIFLEDLRTYRENQLKPYGITTSFPLWKKDTSSLIKRFIALGFKAIVICINSQKLEHSFLGRVIDEDFINDLPNDVDPCGEHGEFHTFCYDGPIFKHPIVFDKGEETYRTYPINDSETIGYWFLDLIPGSR; via the coding sequence ATGAAAAAAGCTTATTTTAATTGGAGTTCTGGTAAAGATTCATCTTTAGCACTTTATGAAATAAAAAAGGATGCATCGCTAAGTATTGAACAACTTGTGACCTCTGTTAACTCACATTTTAATCGTGTTTCAATGCATGGTTTAAGGATCTCTTTATTACAACAACAAGCTGATGCCATTGGAATACCCTTGGATTTAATCGAACTACCTCAGAATCCATCTATGGAAGAATACAATGAGCTATTAACAGCAAAAATTAAAGACTACCAAAACAAAGGGTTTGAACATTGTATTTTTGGCGATATTTTTCTCGAAGATCTGCGAACTTACAGAGAAAACCAATTAAAACCTTACGGCATTACAACCTCCTTTCCATTATGGAAAAAAGATACTTCCTCTTTGATTAAGCGCTTCATTGCTTTAGGTTTTAAAGCTATTGTTATCTGTATTAATTCACAAAAATTAGAACACTCCTTTCTTGGAAGAGTAATTGATGAAGACTTTATCAATGATTTACCAAACGATGTTGATCCATGTGGTGAGCATGGAGAATTTCATACTTTTTGCTATGACGGTCCAATTTTTAAACACCCTATCGTGTTTGATAAAGGAGAAGAAACTTACAGAACATATCCTATCAATGATTCAGAAACTATTGGCTATTGGTTTCTTGATTTAATTCCAGGTTCTCGTTAA
- a CDS encoding DUF481 domain-containing protein, producing the protein MFKFFYTLFFALISSVVFGQILNVEKRRGDVDENGWKGNVDVSIKYTENTRSIFEFFNKSTINYKKDSVTYLFLTDFKLIKKNSDDLINKGGVHLRRIQDLNTDATLKSELFTQVQFNGVQKIKQRFLLGAGARAKLVGNDTINCNFSIGGMYEYEETTIETFHHALRMTSYLSFNWDLNEKWKLRLINYYQPKVNLLNDFRLSNETSLSYQVSKEFSVVATYSLLYDSTPVLEVPNQVYSGYLLLRYKF; encoded by the coding sequence ATGTTTAAATTTTTTTATACACTCTTTTTTGCCTTGATTTCAAGTGTTGTTTTTGGACAGATTTTAAATGTTGAAAAAAGGAGAGGAGATGTTGATGAAAATGGCTGGAAAGGAAATGTCGACGTCTCTATAAAATATACGGAAAATACACGTTCTATTTTTGAGTTTTTTAATAAATCAACCATTAATTATAAGAAAGACTCTGTTACCTATTTATTTTTAACTGATTTTAAGTTAATCAAAAAGAATAGTGATGACCTAATCAACAAAGGAGGAGTTCACTTAAGAAGAATACAAGATCTAAATACTGATGCAACATTAAAAAGTGAGTTGTTTACTCAGGTCCAGTTTAATGGAGTACAAAAAATTAAGCAACGTTTTTTATTAGGAGCTGGAGCCCGCGCTAAACTTGTAGGAAATGATACGATTAATTGTAATTTTAGTATAGGAGGGATGTACGAATATGAAGAAACAACTATTGAGACTTTTCATCATGCTTTAAGAATGACTTCTTACCTCTCTTTTAATTGGGATTTGAATGAAAAGTGGAAGTTACGATTGATTAATTATTATCAGCCTAAAGTCAATTTACTAAATGATTTTAGGTTATCTAATGAAACATCATTGTCTTATCAAGTTTCAAAAGAATTTAGCGTGGTTGCTACTTATAGTTTATTATACGATTCAACGCCAGTTTTAGAAGTTCCAAATCAAGTCTATTCAGGGTATTTGTTATTGCGTTATAAGTTTTAA
- the hutF gene encoding formimidoylglutamate deiminase: MKIYKLKGLLQNEGWISPAFVTVSKKGKIKSISDTYNDGHPIINLNGYAIPGFQNAHSHAFQYAMAGLAEKHQISAHADDFWSWREAMYDLALQVTPEQLEHIAVMLYSEMVRHGYTHVAEFHYLHHDIDGQPYPDQAEMGKRLIKAAKRAGINITLIPIFYQMGGFGVPPTSKQKRFLSKTTAQYIALLNASMEACSIYKGATIGIGIHSLRGVKGEDIIKISKHEAFKTLPFHIHIAEQLKEIEDSINFQNKRPVEWLLENIELNERFQLVHATHLTPDEVKGIAETKANVVLCPTTEGNLGDGIFPLIEFQKLNGKWSIGTDSHVSLNPLEELRLLDYGQRLVSHRRNIFTSSTEGNSANYAIQQSLITGRKAMGNFNEEYFKIGDYFNAAVFNADFPLIANSSLENLTNTILYATDSIAQLGTITNGKLICYKGKHKKADRIAQNFQDSITTIGNR; encoded by the coding sequence ATGAAAATTTATAAACTTAAGGGATTACTTCAAAATGAGGGTTGGATCTCTCCAGCTTTTGTTACAGTTTCTAAAAAAGGAAAAATCAAATCAATTTCTGATACCTATAATGACGGACACCCAATTATTAATCTTAATGGGTATGCAATCCCTGGTTTTCAAAACGCACATTCACATGCTTTTCAATATGCCATGGCTGGATTAGCTGAAAAACATCAAATTTCTGCTCATGCCGATGATTTTTGGAGCTGGAGAGAAGCCATGTATGATTTAGCACTTCAAGTTACCCCCGAGCAACTCGAACATATAGCTGTAATGCTTTATTCGGAAATGGTGAGACATGGCTATACTCATGTCGCTGAATTCCACTATTTACATCATGATATTGATGGTCAACCATACCCTGATCAAGCTGAAATGGGGAAACGTTTAATCAAAGCTGCTAAACGAGCTGGTATTAACATTACTTTAATTCCTATCTTCTATCAAATGGGAGGATTTGGTGTTCCTCCAACCTCGAAACAAAAACGTTTTCTTTCTAAAACCACTGCGCAGTATATTGCACTGCTCAATGCCTCTATGGAAGCTTGTTCTATCTATAAAGGAGCTACTATTGGTATTGGGATCCATTCGTTACGTGGTGTTAAAGGAGAAGACATCATCAAAATTAGTAAGCATGAAGCTTTTAAAACTTTACCTTTTCACATCCACATTGCAGAACAGTTAAAAGAAATTGAAGATTCTATCAATTTTCAAAATAAAAGGCCTGTTGAGTGGTTGCTAGAAAATATTGAACTTAACGAACGTTTCCAACTTGTACACGCTACTCACTTAACGCCAGATGAAGTAAAAGGGATTGCCGAAACAAAAGCGAATGTAGTGCTTTGCCCTACAACCGAGGGAAACCTTGGAGATGGTATTTTTCCTTTAATTGAGTTTCAAAAACTGAATGGAAAATGGAGCATTGGTACAGATAGCCATGTTAGTCTAAATCCTCTTGAAGAGCTTAGGTTGTTAGATTATGGTCAACGTTTAGTTTCGCATCGTAGAAATATCTTTACCTCTTCAACTGAAGGAAACAGTGCAAATTATGCCATTCAACAAAGTTTAATTACTGGACGAAAGGCTATGGGGAATTTCAATGAAGAATATTTTAAAATAGGTGATTATTTTAATGCCGCTGTATTTAATGCTGATTTCCCTTTAATAGCTAATTCTTCGCTTGAAAACCTAACCAATACAATCTTATATGCTACAGATAGTATTGCCCAACTAGGAACCATAACAAATGGAAAATTAATCTGTTATAAAGGCAAACACAAAAAAGCTGACAGAATAGCTCAGAATTTTCAAGACAGTATAACCACTATTGGGAATCGATAA